Proteins co-encoded in one Halorussus vallis genomic window:
- a CDS encoding ABC transporter permease translates to MATETDTETGTEVESGSASVFDYERREQLLKYGLYVVAGALLVFLWIPLAVMMFLSFAVNASTIFPFKGFTSAHYAATFADGALLTAVWHSVQIATLAAAVATVLGVLASFALARYDFPLKETYRTFGILPMVIPGVVLGIALLIYFRTLLPQLFGIVIVPGFWTVVLTHSVYGFPFVVLMVTARLYTFDESLEEAARDLGADPLTTFRDVTLPIVAPAIGAGFLFAWIRSFEDFIRVYFVKGTLNVLTTSMFSMIKYGTAPKMNAISSLIVFAIAVVLAVAMNVGNVTGMVAGTEGEGE, encoded by the coding sequence ATGGCGACGGAGACCGACACCGAAACCGGAACCGAAGTCGAGTCGGGAAGCGCGTCGGTGTTCGACTACGAGCGCCGCGAGCAGTTGCTGAAGTACGGACTGTACGTGGTCGCGGGCGCGCTCCTCGTGTTCCTGTGGATTCCGCTGGCGGTGATGATGTTCCTGTCGTTCGCGGTGAACGCGAGCACGATATTCCCGTTCAAGGGGTTCACGTCCGCGCACTACGCCGCGACGTTCGCCGACGGCGCGTTGTTGACCGCGGTCTGGCACAGCGTCCAGATAGCGACGCTCGCGGCGGCCGTCGCCACGGTGCTGGGTGTGCTCGCGAGCTTCGCGCTGGCTCGGTACGACTTCCCGCTGAAGGAGACCTACCGAACCTTCGGCATCCTGCCGATGGTGATTCCGGGCGTCGTGCTCGGCATCGCGTTGCTCATCTACTTCCGGACGCTGTTGCCTCAGCTGTTCGGCATCGTCATCGTGCCGGGGTTCTGGACGGTGGTGCTGACCCACAGCGTCTACGGCTTCCCGTTCGTGGTGCTAATGGTGACGGCCCGACTGTACACCTTCGACGAGTCGCTCGAGGAGGCCGCCCGCGACCTGGGCGCCGACCCGTTGACCACGTTCCGGGACGTTACGCTCCCTATCGTCGCGCCCGCCATCGGCGCGGGCTTCCTCTTCGCGTGGATCCGGTCGTTCGAGGACTTCATCCGGGTCTACTTCGTGAAGGGGACGCTCAACGTGCTGACCACGTCGATGTTCTCGATGATAAAGTACGGCACTGCGCCGAAGATGAACGCCATCTCGTCGCTCATCGTGTTCGCCATCGCCGTCGTGCTCGCGGTGGCGATGAACGTCGGCAACGTCACCGGGATGGTCGCCGGTACGGAGGGCGAGGGAGAGTAA
- a CDS encoding ABC transporter ATP-binding protein: MAAQGERRTATEGEALIELADVRKEFGDVTAVDGIDFTIERGEFFSLVGPSGCGKTTTLRMISGFETPTKGEVFLDGRGMTGVPPDARDTNLVFQHLSLFPHMTVGENVGYGLRKSGVGAGEREERVSRYLELVDLGGYDDRNPDELSGGQQQRVALARALVNEPSVLLLDEPLSSLDRKLRKQMQVELRKIHEKTQGAFFYVTHDQEVAMTLSDRLAVMNEGKLEQVGTPEDIYRNPATPFVADFIGDTNLLDGTARSDGGRTVVEIGGTSGEGIRFAPTRDVREGDVTVSIRPEDISLAVGREGGADRETGTATFEGEVVERYFQGDHTNYTVEVGDGLTMSVVAQGREAPIERGDRASFAFANDAPVVFE; the protein is encoded by the coding sequence ATGGCGGCTCAGGGGGAACGACGAACGGCGACGGAGGGGGAGGCACTGATAGAACTCGCGGACGTCCGCAAGGAGTTCGGGGACGTGACCGCGGTCGACGGCATCGACTTCACCATTGAGCGCGGAGAGTTCTTCTCGCTCGTCGGCCCGTCCGGTTGCGGCAAGACCACGACGCTCCGGATGATAAGCGGCTTCGAGACGCCGACGAAGGGAGAGGTGTTCCTCGACGGGCGGGGAATGACCGGCGTGCCGCCGGACGCCCGCGACACCAACCTCGTGTTCCAGCACCTCTCGCTGTTCCCGCACATGACCGTGGGCGAGAACGTCGGCTACGGCCTGAGGAAGTCGGGCGTGGGCGCCGGCGAGCGCGAAGAGCGGGTGTCGCGGTACCTCGAACTGGTGGACCTCGGCGGCTACGACGACCGGAATCCCGACGAACTCTCGGGCGGCCAGCAACAGCGGGTCGCGCTCGCACGCGCGTTGGTGAACGAACCGAGCGTGCTCCTGCTGGACGAACCGCTGTCGAGTCTCGACCGCAAACTCCGCAAGCAGATGCAGGTCGAGTTGCGCAAAATCCACGAGAAGACCCAGGGGGCGTTCTTCTACGTCACTCACGACCAGGAGGTCGCGATGACGCTCAGCGACCGACTGGCCGTGATGAACGAGGGGAAACTCGAACAGGTAGGGACGCCCGAGGATATCTATCGGAACCCGGCGACCCCGTTCGTCGCCGACTTCATCGGCGACACCAACTTACTCGACGGCACCGCTCGGTCCGATGGCGGCCGGACCGTCGTCGAAATCGGCGGAACGAGCGGCGAGGGCATCCGGTTCGCGCCCACCCGCGACGTTCGCGAGGGCGACGTGACCGTCTCGATTCGGCCGGAAGACATCTCGCTCGCCGTCGGCCGGGAGGGCGGTGCCGACCGGGAAACCGGGACCGCGACGTTCGAGGGAGAGGTCGTCGAACGCTACTTTCAGGGCGACCACACCAACTACACCGTGGAGGTCGGCGACGGCCTGACGATGTCGGTGGTGGCCCAGGGCCGGGAAGCGCCCATCGAGCGCGGGGACCGCGCGTCGTTCGCGTTCGCGAACGACGCGCCCGTGGTGTTCGAGTGA
- a CDS encoding ABC transporter permease translates to MSTETSGRGEASTRERFVGAFNSRASKLGITALPGLTWLFLLLLAPLTFMIAVSFVSVDTLTYQIIWEPTLENYQGLFSGTGPFWETAFFQSLMLSYGIAAVTTVLCLVLAFPLAYLLARRSGRTFKIVIFLVLLPFFTMYLVRAYSWYLMFGPSGVLNRTLLKLGIVDGPIAAFNFGVPAIIVGLTHAYFPYMLLSLYASLDGLDFSLVEAARDLGASRVGALKDVILPLALPGIISGSLFVFVPSLGAFITPRFLGQGKVLMIGQLIEERITSLYAIGFGSAASMFIVLSIVVAFALAFRYVSIEELGGV, encoded by the coding sequence GTGTCCACCGAAACCTCCGGACGCGGCGAGGCGTCCACACGAGAGCGGTTCGTCGGCGCGTTCAACTCGCGAGCGAGCAAACTGGGGATCACGGCCCTGCCGGGGCTGACGTGGCTGTTCCTGCTGTTGCTCGCGCCGCTGACGTTCATGATAGCGGTCAGTTTCGTCAGCGTCGACACGCTGACCTACCAGATCATCTGGGAGCCCACGCTCGAGAACTACCAGGGGCTGTTCTCCGGCACCGGGCCGTTCTGGGAGACGGCGTTCTTCCAGTCGCTGATGCTGTCGTACGGCATCGCGGCGGTCACCACCGTCCTCTGTCTGGTGCTCGCGTTTCCGCTCGCGTACCTGCTGGCCCGCCGGAGCGGCCGGACGTTCAAGATAGTCATCTTCCTCGTCCTGCTGCCGTTCTTCACCATGTACCTGGTGCGGGCGTACTCGTGGTACCTGATGTTCGGCCCGAGCGGCGTGCTCAACCGGACGCTGCTGAAACTCGGAATCGTGGACGGTCCGATCGCGGCGTTCAACTTCGGCGTGCCGGCGATAATCGTCGGGTTGACCCACGCGTACTTCCCGTACATGCTCCTGTCGCTGTACGCCAGCCTCGACGGTCTGGACTTCTCGCTGGTCGAAGCCGCCCGCGACCTAGGCGCGAGTCGTGTCGGCGCGCTCAAGGACGTCATTCTCCCGCTCGCGCTGCCGGGCATCATCAGCGGGAGCCTGTTCGTGTTCGTGCCGAGCCTCGGCGCGTTCATCACGCCGCGGTTCCTCGGCCAGGGGAAGGTGCTGATGATCGGACAACTCATCGAGGAGCGCATCACCTCGCTGTACGCCATCGGATTCGGGAGCGCGGCGTCGATGTTCATCGTGCTCTCCATCGTGGTGGCGTTCGCGCTCGCGTTCCGCTACGTCAGCATCGAGGAACTGGGGGGCGTCTGA
- a CDS encoding S9 family peptidase: MKTVSATDYHDIVQVGDPQIAPDGERVAFVRKVPKDDESYEATVYVVPVGGDEPRQFTVSEGVDSQPRWSPSGDRLAFVSTRGADDDRPQLWVMPTRGGEARQVTDVVGGVAEIAWSPDGTRIAFTQSTTAEDREEGRDRSLDGEEYEPEPPDPRVIDRKVYRAGQQYLDGRRSHVYVANLEEDEVERLTDGDYDHSTPEWGDAETLYYGVKRTGDPDDNIVIDVVAYDLETGETEDVTRTTGWTAMLAATSDGRLAYAYTPEDHATLRQTGIEVLDRETGEVTTPTAVLDRTLAVSVSPPWGTVPPQWGPNEEDLFFVTPDEGTYTLWRAPGDASADPESVVDEGGVYGMSVGESAAAFVRSEWDHPGDVFATTLRGAETRRLTRVNADYLEDRAVSQPEEVRFEGGDGAEIQGWVLTPPDFDGAAWNAADSRAAEPRDPDETYPLAVEIHGGPHSMWTTSGTMWHEFQLLAARGYVVFWSNPRGSTGYGEEFVAALGEGKWGTVAYEDVMAGVDEVVARDYVDEEDAFVTGGSYGGYLTTWIVGHTDRFVAAVSQRGVYELNSFYGSTDAFKLVEWDFDATPLSDPEFLWEQSPAACAGNVETPTLLIHSDDDFRVPVNNAEMLYLLYKKQGVETRLVRYPREGHELSRSGEPGHVVDRLERLVRWFDGYSTHFDAPKALERGDEGLSAGEEDREESGDGAAGDASETPDERVEE; encoded by the coding sequence ATGAAGACCGTCAGTGCGACCGACTATCACGACATCGTGCAGGTCGGCGACCCCCAGATCGCGCCGGACGGCGAGCGGGTGGCGTTCGTCAGGAAGGTGCCGAAAGACGACGAGTCCTACGAGGCGACCGTCTACGTCGTCCCGGTCGGCGGCGACGAACCCCGGCAGTTCACCGTGAGCGAGGGCGTCGACAGTCAACCGCGGTGGAGTCCCTCGGGCGACCGCCTCGCGTTCGTCAGCACGCGCGGGGCCGACGACGACCGGCCCCAACTGTGGGTCATGCCCACCCGCGGCGGCGAGGCCCGGCAGGTGACGGACGTGGTCGGCGGCGTCGCCGAAATCGCGTGGTCGCCCGACGGCACCCGAATCGCGTTCACCCAGTCCACCACCGCTGAGGACCGCGAGGAGGGCCGGGACCGCTCGCTCGACGGCGAGGAGTACGAACCCGAACCGCCGGACCCGCGGGTCATCGACCGGAAGGTCTACCGGGCGGGCCAGCAGTATCTCGACGGTCGGAGGAGCCACGTCTACGTGGCCAACCTCGAGGAAGACGAGGTGGAGCGACTCACCGACGGCGACTACGACCACTCGACGCCCGAGTGGGGCGACGCCGAGACGCTCTACTACGGCGTCAAGCGGACCGGCGACCCCGACGACAACATCGTCATCGACGTGGTGGCCTACGACCTCGAAACCGGTGAAACGGAGGACGTCACGCGGACGACCGGGTGGACGGCGATGCTGGCCGCGACGTCGGACGGCCGCCTCGCCTACGCCTACACCCCCGAGGACCACGCGACGCTGAGACAGACCGGAATCGAGGTGCTGGACCGCGAAACCGGCGAGGTCACGACCCCGACCGCCGTGCTCGACCGGACGCTCGCGGTGTCGGTTTCGCCTCCGTGGGGGACGGTCCCGCCGCAGTGGGGACCGAACGAGGAGGACCTCTTCTTCGTGACGCCCGACGAGGGGACGTACACGCTCTGGCGCGCGCCGGGCGACGCGAGCGCCGACCCCGAATCGGTCGTCGACGAGGGCGGGGTCTACGGGATGTCGGTCGGTGAAAGCGCCGCGGCGTTCGTCCGGTCGGAGTGGGACCACCCCGGTGACGTGTTCGCCACGACCCTCCGGGGCGCCGAGACTCGACGGCTCACCCGCGTCAACGCCGACTACCTGGAGGACCGGGCGGTTTCGCAACCCGAGGAGGTTCGCTTCGAAGGGGGAGACGGCGCCGAGATTCAGGGTTGGGTGCTCACGCCGCCCGATTTCGACGGCGCGGCGTGGAACGCCGCGGACAGTCGAGCGGCGGAGCCGCGAGACCCCGACGAAACCTACCCGCTCGCGGTCGAAATCCACGGCGGCCCCCACTCGATGTGGACGACGAGCGGGACGATGTGGCACGAGTTCCAGTTGCTCGCGGCCCGCGGCTACGTGGTCTTCTGGTCGAACCCCCGCGGGTCCACCGGCTACGGCGAGGAGTTCGTCGCGGCGCTCGGCGAGGGCAAGTGGGGCACCGTCGCCTACGAGGACGTGATGGCGGGCGTCGACGAAGTCGTCGCCCGCGACTACGTCGACGAGGAGGACGCGTTCGTCACGGGCGGGAGCTACGGCGGCTACCTGACGACGTGGATAGTCGGCCACACCGACCGGTTCGTGGCCGCGGTGAGCCAGCGCGGCGTCTACGAACTCAACAGCTTCTACGGGTCGACCGACGCCTTCAAACTGGTCGAGTGGGACTTCGACGCGACGCCGCTGTCGGACCCGGAGTTCCTCTGGGAGCAGTCGCCGGCGGCCTGCGCCGGGAACGTCGAGACGCCGACCCTCCTCATCCACAGCGACGACGACTTCCGGGTGCCGGTGAACAACGCCGAGATGCTCTACCTGCTCTACAAGAAGCAGGGAGTCGAAACCCGCCTGGTGCGCTACCCGCGCGAGGGCCACGAACTCTCCCGGAGCGGCGAACCCGGCCACGTCGTCGACCGCCTCGAACGCCTCGTCCGCTGGTTCGACGGCTACTCGACCCACTTCGACGCGCCGAAGGCGCTCGAGCGCGGCGACGAGGGGCTATCCGCGGGCGAGGAGGACCGCGAGGAGAGCGGCGACGGAGCGGCGGGCGACGCGAGCGAGACGCCGGACGAGCGAGTCGAGGAGTAA
- a CDS encoding ABC transporter substrate-binding protein, translated as MTHEARNEGAEQTNERRTELASGDSKPTSGNSNSTGASRRRFLGAVGAAGLAGASVVGTASAQTPTLNILTWEEYGDPAIVKPIEEQVGVNIQITKSTSSAKMFSSWNAGQYRQYDIAIPNNNYVPKFMAADLVAPVPQGVVQHQQAMYDKFRQFQQNQFTSQGDLYGVPIRFGWYGYSYDSRKLSPDHEKSYDALFNANYEGANLKGKIVMYDNHFKAMSATALYLGMQDAFKGQKVTLSESQIQKVKQKLIDQKPLLQGYIAADPTYIKSFKQGNFVVGQSGRNEVIEMRANGTNWPRMATPKEGSLAWFESAVVSKASSNKKKAWQVVNQYISPKLGAKLAQVGYSPSVNPKTSQYLNKRQQDLYGSIKPQRLSEFIPFKAVENERQWIQAWEEVKTA; from the coding sequence ATGACACACGAAGCGCGGAACGAAGGAGCGGAGCAGACGAACGAACGGCGCACCGAACTCGCGTCCGGCGATTCGAAACCCACGTCCGGCAATTCAAACTCGACCGGCGCCTCGCGGCGGCGGTTCCTCGGAGCGGTCGGCGCGGCGGGCCTCGCGGGCGCGTCGGTCGTCGGCACGGCGAGCGCACAGACGCCGACGCTCAACATCCTGACGTGGGAGGAGTACGGCGACCCGGCGATCGTCAAGCCGATTGAGGAGCAGGTGGGCGTCAACATCCAGATTACGAAGTCGACCTCGTCGGCGAAGATGTTCTCCTCGTGGAACGCCGGCCAGTACCGCCAGTACGACATCGCCATTCCGAACAACAACTACGTCCCGAAGTTCATGGCGGCCGACCTGGTAGCGCCGGTGCCCCAGGGCGTGGTCCAGCACCAGCAGGCGATGTACGACAAGTTCCGGCAGTTCCAGCAGAACCAATTCACGAGCCAGGGCGACCTCTACGGCGTTCCGATTCGGTTCGGCTGGTACGGTTACTCCTACGACTCTCGGAAACTGTCGCCCGACCACGAGAAGAGCTACGACGCCCTGTTCAACGCGAACTACGAGGGTGCCAACCTGAAGGGCAAGATCGTCATGTACGACAACCACTTCAAGGCGATGAGCGCCACCGCCCTCTACCTCGGCATGCAGGACGCGTTCAAGGGCCAGAAGGTGACCCTCTCGGAGAGCCAGATTCAGAAGGTCAAACAGAAGCTCATCGACCAGAAACCCCTGCTCCAGGGGTACATCGCCGCCGACCCGACGTACATCAAGTCGTTCAAGCAGGGTAACTTCGTCGTCGGGCAGTCGGGCCGCAACGAGGTCATCGAGATGCGAGCGAACGGTACGAACTGGCCGCGGATGGCGACCCCGAAGGAGGGGTCGCTCGCCTGGTTCGAGTCGGCGGTCGTCTCGAAGGCCTCCAGCAACAAGAAGAAGGCTTGGCAGGTCGTCAACCAGTACATCTCGCCCAAGTTGGGCGCGAAGCTCGCCCAGGTCGGCTACTCGCCCAGCGTCAACCCCAAGACCAGCCAGTACCTGAACAAGCGCCAGCAGGACCTGTACGGTTCCATCAAGCCCCAGCGGCTCTCGGAGTTCATCCCGTTCAAGGCGGTCGAAAACGAGCGGCAGTGGATTCAGGCCTGGGAGGAGGTCAAGACGGCCTGA